In the genome of Pseudomonas sp. P5_109, one region contains:
- the ftsL gene encoding cell division protein FtsL produces the protein MSRLFAKPLPGGSFFMLLLFVGVLVSAIGVSYSAHWNRQLLNTLYNELSVRDKAQAEWGRLILEQSTWTAHSRIEVLATEQLKMHIPGAADVKMVAP, from the coding sequence GTGAGCAGGCTTTTCGCCAAGCCATTACCCGGCGGAAGCTTCTTCATGCTGCTGCTGTTTGTCGGCGTGCTCGTGTCGGCTATCGGCGTGTCTTACAGCGCCCACTGGAATCGCCAGTTGCTGAACACGCTGTACAACGAATTGAGCGTGCGCGACAAGGCGCAGGCCGAGTGGGGCCGGTTGATTCTGGAGCAAAGCACCTGGACCGCCCACAGCCGTATCGAAGTGCTGGCCACCGAACAACTGAAAATGCACATCCCCGGTGCCGCTGACGTGAAGATGGTGGCGCCATGA
- the rsmH gene encoding 16S rRNA (cytosine(1402)-N(4))-methyltransferase RsmH — protein sequence MTIDSGFNHITVLLDEAVEALAVRPDGCYLDGTFGRGGHSRLILSQLGPDGRLLGFDKDPQAIATGQTLAAEDGRFVVVQRSFAELGAEVAERGMNGKVSGVLLDLGVSSPQLDDPERGFSFLNDGPLDMRMDPSRGISAAEFVNTAPVEEIARVFKEYGEERFSGRMARAVVERRDVKPFERTGDLAEVLKVANPAWEKGKNPATRAFQGLRIHVNNELGDLETGLEAALECLEVGGRLVVISFHSLEDRIVKLFMRKLVKGEADNLPRNLPVRHVAFEPKIKVHGKAQTASDAELKANPRSRSAVMRVAEKLR from the coding sequence GTGACTATTGATAGCGGCTTTAACCACATCACCGTACTGCTTGACGAAGCCGTCGAGGCTCTCGCCGTACGTCCTGATGGCTGCTATCTGGACGGCACGTTCGGACGCGGCGGACACAGCCGGTTGATCCTCAGCCAGCTCGGTCCCGATGGTCGGTTGCTCGGATTCGATAAAGATCCACAAGCGATTGCCACCGGGCAGACGCTAGCGGCCGAAGACGGCCGCTTTGTCGTTGTGCAGCGCAGCTTTGCCGAGCTCGGTGCCGAAGTGGCCGAGCGTGGCATGAACGGCAAGGTCAGCGGTGTGTTGCTCGATCTGGGCGTGTCTTCACCGCAGCTCGACGACCCTGAGCGCGGTTTCAGTTTCCTCAATGATGGTCCGCTGGACATGCGCATGGATCCGTCCCGTGGCATCAGCGCAGCCGAATTCGTCAACACCGCGCCTGTGGAAGAAATCGCCCGGGTGTTCAAGGAATACGGCGAAGAGCGTTTCTCCGGTCGCATGGCTCGCGCCGTGGTCGAGCGTCGCGACGTCAAGCCATTCGAGCGTACCGGTGACCTGGCGGAAGTCCTGAAAGTCGCCAACCCGGCGTGGGAAAAGGGCAAGAACCCGGCAACCCGCGCATTCCAGGGCTTGCGTATTCACGTCAACAACGAACTGGGTGATCTGGAAACCGGCCTCGAAGCCGCGCTGGAGTGCCTGGAAGTGGGCGGTCGCCTGGTGGTGATCAGCTTCCATTCGCTGGAAGACCGTATCGTCAAACTGTTCATGCGCAAGCTGGTGAAAGGCGAAGCCGACAACCTGCCGCGCAACCTGCCGGTTCGGCACGTCGCCTTCGAACCGAAAATCAAAGTCCATGGCAAAGCGCAGACGGCCTCCGACGCCGAACTCAAAGCCAACCCACGTTCCCGTAGCGCTGTCATGCGTGTGGCGGAGAAGCTGCGGTGA
- the mraZ gene encoding division/cell wall cluster transcriptional repressor MraZ: MFRGANAISLDAKGRLAMPSRYRDELDSRSSGQLIVTIDAVDPCLCVYPLDEWEIIETKLRALPSLREENRRLQRLLIGNAVDLELDGSGRFLVPPRLREYAKLDKRAMLVGQLNKFQLWDEDAWNAVSAADLAAIQQPGAMPEELRDLIL, encoded by the coding sequence GTGTTTCGCGGAGCCAACGCTATCAGTCTCGATGCAAAGGGCCGTCTCGCAATGCCGAGCCGGTACCGTGACGAGCTCGATTCGCGCAGTTCCGGTCAATTAATCGTGACAATTGATGCCGTTGATCCTTGTTTGTGTGTTTACCCCCTCGATGAGTGGGAAATTATTGAAACCAAACTGCGCGCACTGCCTTCGCTTCGCGAAGAGAACCGCCGCCTGCAACGTTTACTGATTGGTAATGCCGTCGACCTCGAGCTCGATGGCAGTGGTCGTTTCCTGGTTCCACCGCGTCTTCGTGAATATGCCAAGTTGGATAAGCGCGCGATGTTGGTGGGCCAACTGAACAAGTTCCAATTGTGGGACGAGGATGCCTGGAACGCGGTTTCTGCCGCTGACCTGGCTGCTATTCAACAACCGGGCGCCATGCCTGAAGAACTGCGTGATTTGATCCTGTGA
- the rsmI gene encoding 16S rRNA (cytidine(1402)-2'-O)-methyltransferase, translating to MATFTDHEVCALTAPGALNSAAGSLYVVATPIGNLDDISARALKILREVALIAAEDTRHSQRLMQHFGISTPLAACHEHNERDEGSRFITRLLAGDNVALISDAGTPLISDPGYHLVRQARAAGINVVPVPGACALIAALSAAGLPSDRFIFEGFLPAKAVGRRARLEQVKEEPRTLIFYEAPHRILECLQDMELVFGPERPALLARELTKTFETLKGLPLAELREFVESDSNQQRGECVVLVAGWSAPEEEGAVSSEAMRILNLLLEEMPLKRAAALAAQITGERKNVLYQIALDKQKAE from the coding sequence ATGGCGACTTTTACCGATCATGAGGTGTGCGCTTTGACTGCTCCAGGTGCTTTGAATTCCGCTGCTGGCTCGCTTTATGTGGTGGCGACGCCCATCGGCAACCTGGATGACATCAGTGCCCGGGCGCTGAAGATTCTGCGTGAAGTGGCCTTGATCGCCGCGGAGGATACCCGCCATTCCCAGCGCTTGATGCAGCACTTCGGCATTTCGACACCATTGGCGGCCTGCCATGAGCACAACGAGCGGGATGAAGGTAGTCGCTTTATCACTCGCCTGCTTGCCGGTGACAACGTGGCGTTGATCTCGGATGCCGGGACGCCGCTGATTTCCGATCCGGGTTATCACCTGGTGCGGCAGGCGCGAGCGGCGGGCATCAATGTGGTGCCGGTTCCGGGTGCCTGCGCATTGATTGCGGCGTTGTCGGCGGCTGGGCTGCCTTCCGACCGTTTCATTTTCGAAGGCTTTCTGCCAGCCAAGGCTGTGGGGCGGCGAGCGCGTCTTGAGCAGGTAAAGGAAGAGCCTCGCACATTGATCTTCTATGAGGCTCCGCATCGCATCCTTGAGTGCCTGCAAGACATGGAGCTGGTGTTCGGCCCCGAGCGCCCGGCACTGCTTGCCCGTGAGCTGACCAAGACGTTTGAAACCCTGAAAGGATTGCCGCTGGCAGAGCTGCGCGAGTTTGTCGAGTCGGACAGCAATCAGCAGCGCGGCGAGTGCGTGGTGTTGGTGGCGGGCTGGTCTGCCCCCGAGGAAGAGGGCGCCGTCAGCAGCGAGGCGATGCGCATCCTCAACCTGCTGCTCGAAGAAATGCCGCTCAAGCGTGCGGCCGCTTTAGCGGCGCAAATTACCGGCGAGCGAAAGAATGTGCTGTACCAGATCGCGCTGGATAAACAAAAGGCTGAGTAA
- a CDS encoding penicillin-binding protein activator: protein MIACLRLLSALCLAALLAACASSPSSSLGELPRTPDASIEQLLEKAAQSKSPEDAALLRLSAADLAYHQGNAGQSAQILQQVPVEQLKPGQQVFASTLAAELAMTRNQPKAALTALSHPSMQRLSELPVEQQVRTGTVHARALEADGQTLAAARERIFIAPMLKGEAASKNHEAIWALIASLPTEQLQPNSTDDLGGWMALALAVKSAGTLEQQQAAIDNWRAQNPKHPAAIQLPQALTQLKELASQPLTKIALLLPQDGQLASVGKALRDGFMAAHYQAQQAGQKPPAIEFYDSSRLTSMDEFYRKAQADGVQLVVGPLEKPLVKQLSTRPQLPITTLALNYSEGDQGPAQLFQFGLAAEDEAREVSRRARADGLHRAAIMVPKGEWGDRVLRAFSQDWQANGGTIVATERVDQPVQLAQQIADMFQLRQSEGRAKSLQSTVGSQVAAQPSRRQDIEFIFLAATPQQAQQIKPTLNFQYAGDVPVYATSHVFSASGDVNQYNDMNGIRFCETPWLLETNDPLRRQVTAQWPQAAGSLGRLYAMGVDAYRLAPRLGQLKSLPDSRIDGESGSLGMTQTQRVVRQLPWAQFANGQIQRLPDTAR, encoded by the coding sequence ATGATCGCTTGCCTGCGGCTGTTATCTGCCCTCTGCCTCGCTGCCTTGCTGGCGGCTTGCGCCAGCTCGCCCTCCTCCAGCCTTGGCGAACTTCCACGGACACCGGACGCCAGTATCGAGCAGTTGCTTGAGAAAGCCGCCCAAAGCAAATCACCGGAAGATGCCGCCCTGCTGCGCTTGAGCGCTGCCGACCTGGCCTACCACCAGGGCAATGCCGGCCAGTCCGCGCAAATCCTGCAACAGGTGCCTGTCGAACAGCTCAAGCCAGGCCAACAGGTCTTCGCCAGCACGCTGGCGGCTGAACTGGCCATGACTCGCAACCAGCCCAAAGCTGCGCTGACTGCCTTGAGCCATCCGAGCATGCAACGCTTGAGCGAACTGCCCGTCGAGCAACAGGTTCGCACCGGCACCGTTCACGCCCGCGCCCTTGAAGCCGATGGCCAGACCCTTGCCGCGGCTCGCGAGCGCATTTTCATCGCCCCAATGCTCAAGGGTGAAGCCGCGAGCAAGAACCACGAAGCCATCTGGGCCCTGATCGCTTCGCTGCCGACCGAGCAGCTGCAGCCGAACAGTACCGACGATCTCGGCGGCTGGATGGCCCTGGCGCTGGCGGTGAAGTCCGCCGGCACCCTGGAGCAGCAACAGGCCGCCATCGACAACTGGCGCGCGCAGAATCCGAAACATCCTGCAGCCATTCAGTTGCCGCAGGCGTTGACCCAACTCAAGGAACTGGCCAGCCAGCCCCTGACCAAAATCGCCCTGCTGCTGCCTCAGGACGGCCAACTGGCCTCGGTCGGCAAAGCGCTGCGCGACGGCTTCATGGCCGCCCACTACCAGGCCCAACAGGCCGGGCAGAAACCACCTGCCATCGAGTTCTACGACAGCTCGCGCCTGACCTCCATGGACGAGTTCTACCGCAAGGCCCAGGCCGATGGCGTGCAACTGGTCGTCGGCCCGCTGGAGAAGCCACTGGTCAAACAGCTGAGTACTCGCCCGCAACTGCCGATCACCACGCTGGCACTGAACTACAGCGAGGGCGACCAAGGTCCGGCGCAGCTGTTCCAGTTCGGCTTGGCCGCAGAAGACGAAGCCCGCGAAGTGTCGCGCCGCGCCCGCGCCGACGGCCTGCATCGCGCCGCCATCATGGTGCCGAAAGGCGAATGGGGCGACCGCGTGCTCAGGGCATTCAGCCAGGATTGGCAAGCCAATGGCGGCACCATCGTTGCCACCGAACGTGTTGATCAACCGGTACAGTTGGCCCAGCAGATTGCCGATATGTTCCAGCTGCGCCAGAGCGAAGGTCGCGCCAAGAGCCTGCAAAGCACTGTTGGCTCACAAGTAGCCGCCCAGCCGTCGCGCCGCCAGGACATCGAATTCATCTTCCTTGCCGCAACGCCGCAACAGGCCCAACAGATCAAACCGACCCTGAACTTCCAGTACGCGGGCGATGTGCCGGTCTACGCCACCTCCCACGTGTTCAGCGCCAGCGGTGACGTCAACCAGTACAACGACATGAACGGCATTCGCTTCTGCGAAACGCCATGGTTGCTGGAGACCAACGACCCACTGCGCCGCCAGGTCACCGCCCAGTGGCCACAGGCCGCCGGCAGCCTGGGTCGCCTGTATGCAATGGGTGTGGATGCCTATCGTCTGGCGCCACGCCTGGGCCAGCTCAAGTCCCTGCCGGACAGCCGCATCGACGGTGAATCGGGCAGCCTTGGCATGACTCAGACCCAGCGGGTCGTGCGTCAGTTGCCTTGGGCCCAGTTCGCCAATGGTCAGATCCAGCGCCTGCCGGACACCGCTCGCTGA
- a CDS encoding YraN family protein codes for MPDRSRQQSGKDAERHALEHLQQQGLRLLAQNWLCKRGELDLVMLDGDTVVFVEVRYRKNTQWGGALDSIDERKRQKLIFAAQYFLQRESRWANSPCRFDVIAIDSHLDQLNWLQNAFDG; via the coding sequence ATGCCTGACAGGTCACGCCAGCAAAGCGGCAAGGATGCCGAGCGCCATGCGCTCGAGCATCTTCAACAACAGGGTCTGCGCCTGCTGGCGCAGAACTGGTTGTGTAAACGCGGTGAGCTTGATCTGGTCATGCTAGATGGCGATACAGTAGTATTCGTTGAAGTCCGCTACAGAAAAAACACTCAATGGGGTGGCGCGCTCGATAGCATCGATGAGCGCAAACGGCAAAAACTGATTTTCGCCGCGCAATATTTTCTTCAGCGCGAGTCGCGTTGGGCCAATTCCCCTTGCCGCTTCGACGTGATTGCCATCGACAGCCACCTCGATCAGTTGAACTGGCTACAGAATGCCTTCGACGGCTGA
- a CDS encoding phosphoheptose isomerase: MDMQSRIRQLFQASIDTKQQAMEVLAPHIEQASQVMVNALLNEGKMLSCGNGGSAGDAQHFSSELLNRFERERPSLPAIALTTDSSTITSIANDYSYNEIFSKQIRALGQPGDVLLAISTSGNSANIIQAIQAAHDREMIVVALTGRDGGGMASLLLPEDVEIRVPANVTARIQEVHLLAIHCLCDLIDSQLFGSEE; the protein is encoded by the coding sequence ATGGACATGCAATCGCGAATTCGCCAGCTTTTTCAGGCCAGTATCGACACCAAGCAACAGGCGATGGAAGTACTTGCACCGCACATCGAGCAAGCCAGCCAGGTCATGGTCAACGCCCTGCTCAACGAAGGCAAAATGCTTTCCTGTGGCAACGGCGGCTCTGCTGGCGACGCCCAGCACTTCTCGTCCGAGCTGCTCAACCGCTTTGAGCGCGAGCGCCCGAGCCTGCCAGCCATCGCCCTGACAACCGACAGCTCGACGATCACCTCGATCGCCAACGACTACAGCTACAACGAAATCTTCTCCAAACAGATCCGTGCACTCGGCCAACCGGGCGATGTGTTGCTGGCTATCTCCACCAGCGGCAACTCGGCCAACATAATTCAAGCGATCCAGGCCGCACATGATCGCGAAATGATTGTCGTAGCATTGACGGGACGTGACGGCGGCGGCATGGCGTCGCTACTGTTGCCCGAGGACGTCGAGATTCGCGTACCGGCCAACGTCACCGCTCGTATTCAAGAAGTCCACCTGCTGGCGATCCATTGCCTTTGCGACTTGATCGACAGCCAATTGTTCGGGAGTGAAGAATGA
- a CDS encoding BON domain-containing protein, which translates to MTPNRLGLLALTLCLGISGCTSVVTASREAPIEDDRGTRTLGSKIDDSLIDTKVGVNVAKADPALDKDSHIVVTSFNGVVLLAGQTPRADLKAKAEQAAAAVQRVKQVHNELQVLPPSSFLARQNDTWLTSKIKTQMLADANIPGSRIKVVTENGIVYMLGLLTKQEAAQATNLVQGVSGVQKIVKLFEYID; encoded by the coding sequence ATGACCCCTAATCGCCTTGGCCTACTGGCCTTGACCCTGTGCCTCGGCATCAGCGGCTGCACCTCGGTGGTGACTGCCAGCCGCGAGGCTCCGATTGAAGATGACCGTGGCACTCGCACACTGGGCAGCAAGATCGACGACTCCCTGATCGACACTAAAGTTGGCGTGAACGTCGCCAAGGCCGACCCGGCCCTGGATAAGGATTCGCATATCGTCGTCACCAGCTTCAACGGTGTCGTGCTGCTCGCCGGGCAAACACCCCGCGCAGACCTCAAGGCCAAGGCCGAACAGGCCGCAGCCGCGGTCCAGCGCGTGAAGCAGGTGCACAACGAACTGCAAGTCCTGCCACCTTCCAGCTTCCTGGCCCGCCAGAACGACACCTGGCTGACCTCCAAGATCAAGACCCAGATGCTCGCCGACGCGAACATCCCAGGCTCGCGTATCAAGGTCGTCACTGAAAACGGCATTGTCTACATGCTGGGTCTGCTGACCAAACAGGAAGCTGCGCAGGCGACCAATTTGGTGCA